The following proteins are co-located in the Clavibacter capsici genome:
- a CDS encoding glycosyltransferase family 4 protein, translating into MTTTLRVIIDQLTGPTPGGIGRYAEDLTSAIVATTPSGCEVEGVVSAITPEQTADLEARLPGLARITRVPLPRRELSRAWQLGLPTPGTTGMVHAPGLLAPLRRHDRVNTNDQIVATIHDVNAWTHPESMTSASVSWAKAMAKRARKHADAVVVPSHALAEELARYVDLGDRVRVIGGAVSPRIALPADPAARAAELDLPADYLLTVGSLEPRKGVQALVQALVRPETGDLPLLVVGPATWGDVELAQVADEAGVDPSRVRSLGSLSDPDLAVALDRATVFVHPSLSEGFGLPVVEALSFGTPVVHSDAPALLEVAADAGVVVPREDPDGYPLRLAEAIGGLLSDTAARERLAVVGQDRARAFSWRDSAEKVWQLHADL; encoded by the coding sequence GTGACCACCACGCTGCGCGTGATCATCGACCAGCTGACCGGGCCCACCCCCGGTGGCATCGGCCGCTACGCCGAGGACCTGACGAGCGCCATCGTCGCCACCACCCCCAGCGGGTGCGAGGTCGAGGGCGTCGTCTCCGCGATCACGCCCGAGCAGACCGCCGACCTCGAGGCGCGGCTGCCCGGCCTCGCCCGGATCACGCGCGTCCCGCTCCCCCGCCGCGAGCTGTCGCGCGCGTGGCAGCTCGGCCTGCCGACGCCCGGCACCACGGGCATGGTCCACGCGCCCGGCCTCCTCGCGCCGCTGCGCCGCCACGACCGCGTGAACACGAACGACCAGATCGTGGCCACGATCCACGACGTCAACGCGTGGACGCACCCGGAGAGCATGACGAGCGCGTCCGTCTCCTGGGCCAAGGCCATGGCGAAGCGCGCGCGCAAGCACGCCGACGCCGTCGTCGTGCCGTCCCACGCGCTGGCCGAGGAGCTGGCCCGCTACGTCGACCTCGGCGACCGCGTGCGGGTGATCGGCGGGGCCGTCAGCCCGCGCATCGCCCTGCCCGCGGATCCCGCCGCCCGCGCCGCCGAGCTCGACCTGCCCGCCGACTACCTGCTCACCGTCGGCAGCCTCGAGCCGCGCAAGGGCGTCCAGGCCCTCGTGCAGGCGCTCGTGCGGCCGGAGACCGGCGACCTGCCGCTGCTCGTCGTCGGCCCCGCCACGTGGGGCGACGTCGAGCTCGCCCAGGTCGCGGACGAGGCGGGCGTCGACCCGTCGCGCGTGCGCAGCCTCGGATCCCTGTCGGACCCCGACCTGGCCGTCGCGCTCGACCGCGCCACGGTCTTCGTGCACCCCAGCCTCTCGGAGGGCTTCGGCCTGCCGGTGGTCGAGGCGCTGTCCTTCGGCACGCCCGTCGTCCACTCGGACGCGCCCGCCCTCCTCGAGGTCGCGGCGGACGCGGGCGTCGTCGTGCCCCGCGAGGATCCCGACGGCTACCCGCTGCGCCTCGCCGAGGCCATCGGCGGCCTGCTGTCCGACACGGCTGCGCGCGAGCGCCTCGCGGTCGTCGGCCAGGACCGCGCCCGCGCGTTCAGCTGGCGCGACTCGGCCGAGAAGGTCTGGCAGCTGCACGCCGACCTCTAG
- a CDS encoding LCP family protein: MTTRAWWLVVLNVLIPGSAQVLAGNRRLGRVGLASTLVVWGLAVVGGGLALFARGALLQVVSQDWLLVLLQVLLAAYAVLWVVLALDTLRLARIIRVAPRARPVIAALSVLLMVGTAGSAGYAAYIVGVGRGALGGIFGDYATEAPVDGRYNIMLLGGDAGSDRAGLRPDSITVVSVDAETGHATMVGLPRDMEKVPFSDGSPLTARYPNGYQRCDVDACMLNSIYTEVEVYKQDLYPDAKEKGSLPGIEAMREAVQGVTGLTIQYYALIDMQGFSEMVDALGGIDIDVKRRIGMGSGHDDKFRPVPIPEWIEPGQQKLDGYHALWYARSRYQTTDYDRMSRQREVQQAVLKQFDPANVLTKFDAIAAAGQQVVKTDIPRGMLGYFTQLALKTKDQPIDDLEIVPPRFDSQKPDFPAIRQAIQQQFANGSAG; the protein is encoded by the coding sequence ATGACCACCAGGGCCTGGTGGCTCGTCGTGCTGAACGTCCTCATCCCGGGATCCGCCCAGGTCCTCGCGGGGAACCGCCGCCTCGGCCGCGTGGGCCTCGCCTCCACGCTCGTCGTCTGGGGCCTCGCCGTCGTGGGCGGCGGCCTCGCGCTCTTCGCCCGCGGCGCGCTGCTCCAGGTGGTGTCGCAGGACTGGCTGCTCGTGCTGCTGCAGGTGCTGCTCGCCGCCTACGCCGTGCTCTGGGTGGTGCTCGCGCTGGACACGCTGCGGCTCGCGCGGATCATCCGCGTGGCGCCCCGCGCCCGCCCCGTCATCGCGGCGCTGTCGGTGCTGCTCATGGTCGGCACCGCCGGATCCGCGGGCTACGCCGCCTACATCGTCGGCGTCGGCCGCGGCGCCCTCGGCGGGATCTTCGGCGACTACGCGACCGAGGCCCCCGTCGACGGCCGGTACAACATCATGCTGCTCGGCGGCGACGCGGGCAGCGACCGGGCGGGCCTGCGCCCCGACAGCATCACCGTCGTGAGCGTCGACGCCGAGACGGGCCACGCCACCATGGTCGGGCTCCCGCGGGACATGGAGAAGGTGCCGTTCTCGGACGGCTCGCCGTTGACGGCGCGCTACCCCAACGGCTACCAGCGCTGCGACGTGGACGCCTGCATGCTCAACTCCATCTACACCGAGGTCGAGGTCTACAAGCAGGACCTCTACCCCGACGCGAAGGAGAAGGGCAGCCTCCCGGGCATCGAGGCGATGCGCGAGGCGGTGCAGGGCGTCACCGGGCTCACGATCCAGTACTACGCGCTCATCGACATGCAGGGCTTCTCCGAGATGGTGGACGCGCTCGGCGGCATCGACATCGACGTGAAGCGCCGCATCGGCATGGGCTCGGGCCACGACGACAAGTTCCGGCCGGTGCCGATCCCCGAGTGGATCGAGCCCGGACAGCAGAAGCTCGACGGCTACCACGCGCTCTGGTACGCGAGATCCCGCTACCAGACCACCGACTACGACCGCATGTCGCGCCAGCGCGAGGTGCAGCAGGCGGTGCTGAAGCAGTTCGACCCGGCGAACGTGCTCACCAAGTTCGACGCGATCGCGGCGGCCGGCCAGCAGGTCGTCAAGACCGACATCCCGCGCGGCATGCTCGGCTACTTCACGCAGCTCGCGCTGAAGACCAAGGACCAGCCCATCGACGACCTGGAGATCGTGCCGCCGCGGTTCGACTCGCAGAAGCCGGACTTCCCGGCGATCCGGCAGGCCATCCAGCAGCAGTTCGCGAACGGCTCCGCCGGCTGA
- a CDS encoding acyl-CoA carboxylase subunit epsilon codes for MSDAPDAALGGFRVLGGSPTEEELAAATAVIAALAAQPASEQPERRAPDAWQRSQRAVRGPLTPGPGRWRGFAG; via the coding sequence GTGAGCGACGCCCCCGACGCCGCGCTCGGCGGCTTCCGCGTGCTCGGCGGATCCCCCACGGAGGAGGAGCTGGCGGCCGCGACGGCCGTCATCGCGGCCCTCGCGGCGCAGCCGGCGTCCGAGCAGCCCGAGCGTCGCGCACCTGATGCCTGGCAGCGGTCGCAGCGCGCCGTGCGCGGCCCCCTCACGCCGGGCCCGGGGCGCTGGCGCGGCTTCGCGGGCTGA
- a CDS encoding acyl-CoA carboxylase subunit beta — translation MYTTAGKLADLKRRYHEAVTASGEAAIEKQHARGKMTARERIDQLLDHGSFVELDEFVRHRTHAFGMDAKRPYGDSVVTGTGTINGRQVAVYSQDFTIFGGSLGEVAGEKIIKVMELAIKTGVPIIGILDSGGARIQEGVVALGKYGEIFRLNTRASGVIPQISLIMGPAAGGAVYSPALTDFVIMVDKTSHMFVTGPDVIKTVTGEEVGFEELGGALTHNKVSGVAHYLASDEDDALDYARTLLGFLPDNNLAELPEFPRTADLEITAQDLKLDTIIPDSPNQPYDMRTIIELVVDDGEFLETQPLFAPNIIVGFARVEGRSVGIIANQPNAMAGTLNIEAGEKASRFVRFCDAFSIPILTLVDVPGYLPGTDQEWTGVIRRGAKLLYAYAEATVPLVTVITRKAYGGAYIVMGSKQLGADINLAWPTAEIAVMGGQGAVNILYRGEIKRAEAAGEDVAAVRTRLANEYTYNVASPFLAAERGELDNVIQPAATRASVIKALRALRTKRASLPPKKHGNIPL, via the coding sequence ATGTACACGACCGCCGGCAAGCTCGCCGACCTGAAGAGGCGGTACCACGAGGCCGTCACCGCGAGCGGCGAGGCCGCCATCGAGAAGCAGCACGCGCGCGGCAAGATGACCGCCCGCGAGCGCATCGACCAGCTGCTCGACCACGGCTCGTTCGTCGAGCTCGACGAGTTCGTCCGCCACCGCACGCACGCGTTCGGCATGGACGCGAAGCGGCCCTACGGCGACTCCGTCGTCACCGGCACCGGCACGATCAACGGCCGCCAGGTGGCCGTGTACTCGCAGGACTTCACGATCTTCGGCGGCTCGCTCGGCGAGGTCGCGGGCGAGAAGATCATCAAGGTCATGGAGCTCGCCATCAAGACGGGCGTCCCCATCATCGGCATCCTCGACTCGGGCGGCGCCCGCATCCAGGAGGGCGTGGTCGCGCTCGGCAAGTACGGCGAGATCTTCCGCCTGAACACGCGCGCGTCCGGCGTCATCCCGCAGATCTCGCTCATCATGGGCCCGGCCGCGGGCGGCGCCGTGTACTCCCCGGCGCTCACCGACTTCGTGATCATGGTCGACAAGACCAGCCACATGTTCGTCACGGGCCCCGACGTCATCAAGACGGTCACGGGCGAGGAGGTCGGCTTCGAGGAGCTCGGCGGCGCCCTGACCCACAACAAGGTCTCCGGCGTCGCGCACTACCTCGCGAGCGACGAGGACGACGCGCTCGACTACGCGCGCACGCTCCTCGGCTTCCTGCCGGACAACAACCTCGCCGAGCTGCCGGAGTTCCCCCGCACCGCGGACCTCGAGATCACCGCGCAGGACCTCAAGCTCGACACGATCATCCCGGACAGCCCGAACCAGCCGTACGACATGCGGACGATCATCGAGCTCGTCGTCGACGACGGGGAGTTCCTCGAGACGCAGCCGCTGTTCGCCCCGAACATCATCGTCGGGTTCGCGCGGGTCGAGGGCCGCTCGGTCGGCATCATCGCGAACCAGCCGAACGCGATGGCCGGCACGCTGAACATCGAGGCGGGCGAGAAGGCCAGCCGCTTCGTCCGGTTCTGCGACGCGTTCTCCATCCCGATCCTCACGCTCGTCGACGTGCCCGGCTACCTGCCCGGCACCGACCAGGAGTGGACGGGCGTCATCCGCCGCGGCGCGAAGCTCCTGTACGCGTACGCCGAGGCGACCGTGCCGCTCGTCACCGTCATCACGCGCAAGGCCTACGGCGGCGCGTACATCGTCATGGGCTCCAAGCAGCTCGGCGCCGACATCAACCTCGCATGGCCCACGGCCGAGATCGCGGTGATGGGCGGCCAGGGCGCCGTCAACATCCTGTACCGCGGCGAGATCAAGCGCGCGGAGGCCGCGGGCGAGGACGTCGCGGCCGTGCGCACCCGGCTCGCGAACGAGTACACGTACAACGTGGCCAGCCCGTTCCTCGCGGCCGAGCGCGGCGAGCTCGACAACGTGATCCAGCCGGCCGCCACGCGCGCGTCCGTCATCAAGGCGCTGCGGGCGCTGCGCACGAAGCGCGCCAGCCTGCCGCCCAAGAAGCACGGGAACATCCCGCTGTGA
- a CDS encoding class I SAM-dependent RNA methyltransferase: MGEQVGREVEVDVTNIAHGGVSVARHDGRVVFVSDAIPGERVRARITEDSKKSFWRADTVEVLDASPHRRPHVWAEASVDRAPEDRVGGAELGHIDLAHQRELKRRVVVDSLSRMAGVDREVEVRALPGDDEADGLGWRTRVSLHVDGDGRVGPYSSRSHRVVPVESLPLATAGVNGAAPFGQRFPGVEGIDLVAPADGHVRMLLIDGKPQRRDTITERVRDREFKLEAGGFWQVHRRAAETLYDAVQSSIDEALFDPRAANLDLYGGVGLLAAAVGDRFGDTVRITSVESDEVATEFAGDNLAQWVGAAALTARVDRYLQHLVREASPAERRRLQGATVVLDPPRAGAKKPVVDALAELRPAQVVYVACDPVALARDVALFAERGYELRSVRSFDLFPHTHHVESVAVLVPAAS; this comes from the coding sequence ATGGGTGAGCAGGTGGGCCGCGAGGTCGAGGTGGACGTGACCAACATCGCGCACGGGGGAGTCTCCGTCGCCAGGCACGACGGCCGGGTGGTCTTCGTCTCGGACGCGATCCCCGGCGAGCGGGTGCGCGCGCGCATCACGGAGGACTCCAAGAAGTCCTTCTGGCGCGCCGACACGGTCGAGGTGCTGGACGCCTCCCCGCACCGCCGTCCGCACGTGTGGGCCGAGGCCTCGGTCGACCGCGCGCCCGAGGACCGGGTCGGCGGCGCCGAGCTCGGCCACATCGACCTGGCGCACCAGCGCGAGCTCAAGCGCCGGGTCGTCGTCGACTCCCTGTCCCGCATGGCGGGCGTCGACCGCGAGGTCGAGGTCCGGGCGCTCCCCGGCGACGACGAGGCGGACGGCCTCGGCTGGCGCACGCGCGTCAGCCTGCACGTCGACGGCGACGGCCGCGTGGGTCCGTACTCCTCGCGCTCGCACCGCGTGGTCCCCGTCGAGTCGCTGCCCCTCGCCACCGCGGGCGTCAACGGCGCGGCGCCCTTCGGCCAGCGCTTCCCCGGCGTCGAGGGGATCGACCTGGTCGCCCCGGCGGACGGCCACGTGCGCATGCTCCTCATCGACGGCAAGCCGCAGCGTCGCGACACCATCACCGAGCGCGTGCGCGACCGGGAGTTCAAGCTGGAGGCCGGCGGCTTCTGGCAGGTGCACCGCCGCGCGGCCGAGACGCTGTACGACGCCGTCCAGTCCTCGATCGACGAGGCCCTCTTCGACCCGCGCGCCGCGAACCTCGACCTCTACGGGGGCGTCGGGCTGCTGGCGGCCGCCGTGGGCGACCGCTTCGGCGACACCGTGCGCATCACGAGCGTGGAGAGCGACGAGGTCGCCACCGAGTTCGCCGGCGACAACCTGGCGCAGTGGGTGGGGGCCGCGGCGCTGACCGCCCGCGTCGACCGCTACCTCCAGCACCTCGTGCGCGAGGCGAGCCCCGCGGAGCGCCGCCGGCTGCAGGGCGCGACCGTCGTCCTCGACCCGCCGCGCGCCGGTGCCAAGAAGCCCGTCGTCGACGCGCTCGCCGAGCTGCGTCCCGCGCAGGTCGTCTACGTGGCGTGCGACCCCGTCGCGCTCGCCCGCGACGTGGCCCTGTTCGCCGAGCGCGGCTACGAGCTCCGCTCCGTCCGGTCGTTCGACCTGTTCCCGCACACGCACCACGTGGAGAGCGTCGCCGTGCTGGTGCCCGCCGCCTCCTGA
- the purE gene encoding 5-(carboxyamino)imidazole ribonucleotide mutase: protein MEPVNPDTPALVGLVMGSDSDWNVMEKASLALDALGIAHEVEVLSAHRTPERMIAYGQTARDRGIRVIVAGAGGAAHLPGMLASVTTLPVIGVPVPLATLDGMDSLLSIVQMPAGVPVATVSIGGAENAGLLAARILSTSDDRIADALARHRAELAELVERKNAALQQKVSSSE from the coding sequence ATGGAGCCCGTGAATCCCGACACCCCTGCACTCGTCGGCCTCGTCATGGGCTCCGACTCCGACTGGAACGTGATGGAGAAGGCGTCCCTCGCGCTCGACGCCCTCGGCATCGCCCACGAGGTCGAGGTGCTCTCCGCGCACCGCACGCCCGAGCGCATGATCGCCTACGGGCAGACCGCACGGGACCGGGGGATCCGCGTCATCGTCGCCGGGGCCGGCGGCGCAGCGCACCTGCCGGGCATGCTCGCGTCCGTCACGACCCTGCCCGTCATCGGCGTGCCCGTGCCGCTGGCGACCCTCGACGGCATGGACTCCCTGCTCTCGATCGTCCAGATGCCCGCGGGCGTCCCCGTCGCCACGGTCTCCATCGGCGGCGCCGAGAACGCGGGGCTCCTCGCCGCGCGGATCCTCTCCACCTCCGACGACCGCATCGCCGACGCCCTCGCGCGCCACCGCGCCGAGCTGGCCGAGCTCGTCGAGCGGAAGAACGCCGCGCTCCAGCAGAAGGTCTCGTCGAGCGAGTGA
- a CDS encoding sensor histidine kinase, protein MTRALAGNPPRTPDNPISLARIETILGRGAGAFGLLFALQSLQVISEQLDGMRLAWNVAFLTLFFGGLVWTCVAGIIRRGVVPAHATVAVLFVLALVTWPFAIEPAALATTPQPFLYQELTVATTCAAMAFRLWIAVIYTVAVPLALGFLEVVVRHGVITPIDSFLQVLYSIILGGSVLMIVTVLRQAALGVDWAQGTALTRYSHAVRQHATEVERVQVDAIVHDSVLTTLLSAARTADPASRELAATMAANAMGHLAAAEQGTDDDASVPLRAVAKRIVDAASALSAPFVLETRDLGTRTVPVATAEAIYSAAVQAMMNSLQHAGTSAEAITRRLVIAGHGDEGVAIDVVDDGAGFDQRRIPTERLGLRVSIKERVAQAGGLVTIESAPGEGTAVRIRWPAPDGPEAVVGAAAADADVPAAAPAEVEGGDR, encoded by the coding sequence GTGACGCGCGCCCTCGCCGGGAACCCGCCGCGCACCCCCGACAACCCCATCAGCCTCGCCCGCATCGAGACGATCCTCGGCCGCGGCGCCGGCGCGTTCGGCCTGCTCTTCGCCCTGCAGTCGCTGCAGGTGATCAGCGAGCAGCTGGACGGCATGCGGCTCGCCTGGAACGTCGCGTTCCTCACGCTGTTCTTCGGCGGCCTCGTCTGGACCTGCGTGGCCGGCATCATCCGCCGCGGCGTCGTGCCCGCCCACGCGACCGTGGCCGTGCTGTTCGTCCTCGCCCTCGTGACCTGGCCGTTCGCCATCGAGCCCGCCGCGCTCGCCACCACCCCGCAGCCGTTCCTGTACCAGGAGCTCACCGTGGCCACGACGTGCGCCGCCATGGCGTTCCGGCTCTGGATCGCCGTGATCTACACGGTCGCCGTGCCGCTCGCGCTCGGCTTCCTGGAGGTGGTGGTGCGTCACGGCGTCATCACGCCGATCGACTCGTTCCTCCAGGTGCTGTACTCGATCATCCTCGGCGGCAGCGTCCTGATGATCGTCACGGTGCTCCGCCAGGCGGCCCTCGGCGTCGACTGGGCGCAGGGCACGGCGCTGACCCGCTACTCGCACGCGGTGCGCCAGCACGCCACCGAGGTGGAGCGCGTGCAGGTGGACGCGATCGTGCACGACAGCGTCCTCACCACGCTGCTCTCGGCGGCCCGGACCGCGGATCCCGCCTCCCGGGAGCTCGCCGCCACCATGGCGGCCAACGCCATGGGCCACCTCGCCGCGGCCGAGCAGGGCACCGACGACGACGCCTCGGTGCCGCTGCGCGCCGTCGCGAAGCGCATCGTCGACGCCGCCTCGGCGCTGTCCGCCCCGTTCGTGCTGGAGACCCGCGACCTGGGCACGCGCACGGTCCCCGTGGCCACCGCCGAGGCGATCTACTCCGCCGCCGTGCAGGCGATGATGAACAGCCTGCAGCACGCCGGGACCTCCGCCGAGGCCATCACCCGCCGCCTCGTCATCGCGGGCCACGGCGACGAGGGGGTCGCGATCGACGTCGTCGACGACGGGGCGGGCTTCGACCAGCGCCGCATCCCCACCGAGCGCCTCGGGCTCCGCGTGTCCATCAAGGAGCGCGTGGCGCAGGCGGGCGGGCTCGTCACGATCGAGTCGGCGCCGGGGGAGGGCACGGCCGTGCGGATCCGCTGGCCCGCGCCCGACGGCCCCGAGGCCGTCGTCGGCGCCGCGGCCGCGGACGCCGACGTGCCCGCCGCCGCTCCTGCCGAGGTCGAGGGCGGCGACCGGTGA
- a CDS encoding GtrA family protein, whose protein sequence is MSPRRSLASLGVQIARFGLVGGLGFAVDLAVFNLLRATVLHPDALDAGPLLAKVASTVVAIAVNWVGNRYWTFGDQRTTRRGREALEFLVVSLLGMAIGLACLYVSHYVLGLTSPLADNVSANVIGLGLGSAVRFVLYRQWVYSPARRHAALPASSPRAADAERVPVA, encoded by the coding sequence ATGTCCCCACGCCGCTCGCTCGCCTCGCTCGGCGTGCAGATCGCGCGGTTCGGGCTCGTCGGCGGCCTCGGCTTCGCGGTGGACCTCGCGGTCTTCAACCTCCTGCGCGCCACCGTGCTGCACCCGGACGCCCTCGACGCCGGCCCGCTGCTCGCGAAGGTCGCGTCCACGGTGGTCGCCATCGCGGTCAACTGGGTCGGCAACCGCTACTGGACCTTCGGCGACCAGCGCACCACGCGCCGCGGCCGCGAGGCGCTCGAGTTCCTCGTCGTCAGCCTGCTGGGCATGGCCATCGGCCTCGCGTGCCTCTACGTCTCGCACTACGTGCTGGGCCTCACGTCGCCGCTCGCCGACAACGTGTCCGCCAACGTCATCGGCCTCGGGCTCGGATCCGCGGTGCGCTTCGTGCTGTACCGCCAGTGGGTCTACTCCCCCGCCCGGCGCCACGCGGCGCTCCCGGCGTCGTCCCCGCGCGCGGCGGACGCGGAGCGCGTCCCCGTCGCCTGA
- a CDS encoding biotin--[acetyl-CoA-carboxylase] ligase, with the protein MDLPLSRRVAPRLVALETVGSTNDELARRASADPAGWPDGSAVVTLDQTAGRGRRGRTWVAPPGRTLAVSVLCATGRADLDPGWLPLVAGLALVATLRDVVPAPAEVTLKWPNDVHVDGRKVSGILGELVAPGLLLVGTGLNLTLEEAELPTATSTSLRLAGVAEPDVDAILAAYLTAFRARYRAWVDADGDARAAGLVEELARTCATIGRDVRVELPGGGELLGRATGVDDDGRLTVESPGDPAITSVAAGDVTHLRYQ; encoded by the coding sequence ATGGACCTCCCGCTCAGCCGCCGCGTCGCCCCCCGCCTCGTCGCCCTGGAGACGGTCGGCTCGACCAACGACGAGCTGGCCCGGCGGGCGTCCGCGGATCCCGCCGGCTGGCCCGACGGATCGGCCGTCGTGACCCTCGACCAGACGGCGGGGCGCGGGCGCCGCGGACGCACGTGGGTCGCGCCGCCGGGCCGGACGCTCGCGGTGAGCGTGCTCTGCGCGACGGGCCGCGCGGACCTCGACCCGGGCTGGCTGCCGCTCGTCGCCGGGCTCGCGCTGGTCGCCACCCTGCGCGACGTCGTCCCCGCGCCCGCCGAGGTCACGCTGAAGTGGCCGAACGACGTGCACGTGGACGGCCGGAAGGTCTCGGGGATCCTCGGCGAGCTCGTCGCGCCCGGCCTGCTCCTCGTGGGCACGGGCCTCAACCTCACGCTCGAGGAGGCGGAGCTGCCCACGGCCACCTCGACCTCCCTCCGGCTCGCGGGCGTGGCCGAGCCGGACGTCGACGCGATCCTCGCCGCCTACCTCACGGCGTTCCGCGCCCGCTACCGGGCGTGGGTCGACGCGGACGGCGACGCGCGCGCGGCCGGCCTCGTCGAGGAGCTCGCGCGCACGTGCGCCACGATCGGCAGGGACGTCCGGGTCGAGCTCCCGGGCGGCGGCGAGCTGCTCGGGCGCGCGACCGGGGTCGACGACGACGGCCGGCTCACCGTGGAGTCGCCCGGGGATCCGGCCATCACGTCTGTCGCCGCCGGGGACGTGACGCATCTGCGGTATCAATGA
- a CDS encoding response regulator transcription factor: MTDTTQGSDPAADGRPPVRVAVVDDHESVRLGLKAACLDAGYEFILAAANARELVEGLVGRECDVVVLDLSLGDGSSVTDNVKAAQGTGAAVLVHSIADRVASVREALAAGAAGVIPKSSATQTVMAAVATVARGDVLNNLEWATAIDADRDFAKAQLGRRERDVLHLYASGLPLKLVAQQLGIANSTAREYLDRIRVKYVEVGRPAPTKVDLLRRAVEDGILPGLDQDGGDAR, from the coding sequence ATGACCGACACCACGCAGGGATCCGATCCGGCGGCCGACGGCCGTCCGCCCGTCCGCGTCGCGGTGGTGGACGACCACGAGTCGGTGCGCCTCGGCCTCAAGGCCGCGTGCCTCGACGCCGGCTACGAGTTCATCCTCGCCGCCGCGAACGCCCGCGAGCTCGTCGAGGGCCTCGTCGGCCGCGAGTGCGACGTGGTCGTGCTCGACCTCTCGCTCGGCGACGGCTCGTCGGTCACCGACAACGTGAAGGCCGCGCAGGGCACGGGCGCCGCGGTGCTCGTGCACAGCATCGCGGACCGCGTCGCGAGCGTCCGCGAGGCGCTGGCCGCCGGCGCCGCGGGCGTCATCCCGAAGTCGTCGGCCACCCAGACCGTCATGGCGGCCGTCGCCACGGTGGCCCGGGGTGACGTGCTCAACAACCTCGAGTGGGCCACCGCCATCGACGCGGACCGCGACTTCGCCAAGGCCCAGCTCGGCCGCCGCGAGCGCGACGTGCTCCACCTCTACGCATCCGGCCTGCCGCTCAAGCTCGTCGCGCAGCAGCTCGGCATCGCGAACAGCACGGCGCGCGAGTACCTCGACCGGATCCGCGTGAAGTACGTCGAGGTGGGCCGTCCGGCACCCACCAAGGTCGACCTCCTCCGCCGCGCCGTGGAGGACGGCATCCTCCCGGGCCTGGACCAGGACGGCGGCGATGCCCGCTAG
- a CDS encoding PH domain-containing protein gives MAHTGDTQRYAPGEGGRALPVRGGRRARRKAERAERERLAEDEAARLADERDVDPRLGRPAAPPAAPPQQISAAEPERVLVRLRPHGRALTLPVLLLIAICLAAGYLGGWFPEPWENALLLVALAGVAVFVTVLPVLVWLNRRYTVTTRRLIVSHGFFVRTRQELLHSRGYDVTLRRGPLQHLHRSGHVTINAGLESPVVLRDVPSAVLVVQALQDLMEENANMVAERRRQEESRRGRPGDPTWRQADAWPDDTQPWQRG, from the coding sequence ATGGCGCACACGGGTGACACGCAGCGGTACGCACCCGGCGAGGGCGGCAGGGCCCTGCCCGTCCGCGGCGGCCGCCGAGCCCGTCGCAAGGCGGAGAGGGCCGAGCGCGAGCGCCTGGCCGAGGACGAGGCGGCGCGCCTGGCCGACGAGCGCGACGTCGATCCGCGCCTCGGCCGTCCGGCGGCCCCGCCCGCCGCGCCGCCGCAGCAGATCTCGGCCGCCGAGCCCGAGCGCGTCCTCGTGCGCCTCCGCCCGCACGGCCGGGCTCTCACGCTGCCGGTGCTCCTGCTCATCGCGATCTGCCTGGCCGCCGGCTACCTCGGCGGCTGGTTCCCGGAGCCGTGGGAGAACGCGCTCCTGCTCGTCGCGCTCGCGGGCGTCGCGGTCTTCGTCACCGTCCTGCCCGTGCTCGTGTGGCTCAACCGCCGCTACACGGTGACGACCCGGCGGCTCATCGTCTCGCACGGGTTCTTCGTGCGCACCCGCCAGGAGCTGCTGCACTCGCGCGGCTACGACGTCACCCTCCGCCGCGGGCCGCTGCAGCACCTGCACCGGAGCGGCCACGTCACCATCAACGCGGGGCTCGAGTCGCCCGTCGTGCTCCGCGACGTGCCGTCGGCGGTGCTCGTGGTGCAGGCGCTGCAGGACCTCATGGAGGAGAACGCGAACATGGTCGCCGAGCGCCGCCGTCAGGAGGAGTCGCGGCGCGGCCGGCCCGGGGATCCCACGTGGCGGCAGGCCGACGCGTGGCCCGACGACACGCAGCCCTGGCAGCGCGGCTGA